A region of Pirellulales bacterium DNA encodes the following proteins:
- a CDS encoding sigma-70 family RNA polymerase sigma factor, whose protein sequence is MTEDAELARRAAAGEHDAVGRIYDRYAPLLRAILLDATGAPAEADELVQEVFVRALGNLRQLREPAALAGWLVSIARREGTDFRRRQARNRTRFVALDQDPLQPASDGAADTRLLVHAALAELPDDERLALHIHYLCGEPVAVARQALELSSSGFYKLLERARERLRTKLLDREAKS, encoded by the coding sequence ATGACCGAGGACGCCGAGTTGGCGCGTCGAGCCGCAGCGGGCGAACATGACGCGGTCGGGCGAATCTACGACCGCTACGCGCCGCTGCTGCGCGCCATCCTGCTCGACGCCACCGGTGCGCCGGCCGAAGCCGATGAACTGGTGCAGGAAGTGTTTGTCCGCGCGCTGGGCAACTTGCGGCAATTGCGCGAGCCCGCGGCCCTGGCCGGCTGGCTGGTGTCGATTGCCCGGCGCGAAGGGACCGATTTCCGGCGGCGGCAGGCGCGCAATCGCACGCGGTTTGTAGCGCTCGATCAGGACCCGCTGCAGCCGGCCAGCGATGGCGCTGCCGACACGCGGCTCTTGGTCCATGCGGCATTGGCCGAATTGCCGGACGACGAGCGTCTAGCCCTGCACATTCATTATTTGTGCGGAGAGCCGGTCGCCGTGGCCCGACAGGCGCTCGAGCTTTCCTCGTCGGGATTCTACAAGTTGTTGGAACGAGCCCGAGAACGATTGCGCACGAAACTGCTCGATCGGGAGGCGAAATCATGA